A genome region from Nocardiopsis exhalans includes the following:
- a CDS encoding peptidoglycan recognition protein family protein, with product MRRRTFLTTATAAVGLSALAPALLSSATASARTSGGRASGARTAPRVLGERATATGTLVRPELRFDLISAAQRPEEVAEGAAVRFETAEGTLGDWQDLHFHTGGPEHLPPSATALARAPEGATGYEVRGANGADLTAVNVRDGEDLSFSGQERVSLSAEDEGATTLSGGSVLGLRTRSGWGADESLRFDEDGNDLWPAQFHRVQALTVHHTAMATNGDHAADVRAVYHLHAAEQAWGDIGYHLLVDPRGVVYEGRHSGGGLPIFRTLPLPGLAESVTAGHAFGFNHANIGVCLLGDFTDELPTRAAQDSLVDVLRVLCALTGVDPAARIEYVNPDTGVVTGQEAVARHRDWLDTECPGNAFAEVFDTAIRRRVVSGLL from the coding sequence ATGCGACGGCGTACCTTTCTGACCACTGCCACCGCCGCGGTCGGCCTGAGCGCGCTCGCCCCCGCCCTGCTGTCCTCCGCGACCGCCTCCGCCCGGACCTCCGGAGGCCGGGCCTCCGGGGCCCGCACCGCGCCCCGCGTCCTCGGTGAGCGGGCGACCGCCACCGGCACGCTCGTCCGACCGGAACTGCGGTTCGACCTCATCTCCGCCGCCCAGCGGCCCGAGGAGGTCGCCGAGGGCGCCGCCGTGCGCTTCGAGACAGCGGAGGGGACCCTCGGCGACTGGCAGGACCTGCACTTCCACACCGGCGGCCCCGAGCACCTGCCACCGTCGGCCACCGCCCTCGCCCGGGCGCCCGAAGGCGCGACCGGATACGAGGTGCGCGGGGCGAACGGCGCCGACCTGACCGCCGTGAACGTGCGCGACGGAGAGGATCTGAGCTTCAGCGGCCAGGAGCGGGTGTCGCTGTCCGCCGAGGACGAGGGGGCCACCACCCTCTCCGGCGGTTCCGTGCTTGGGCTGCGCACCCGGTCGGGGTGGGGCGCCGACGAGTCGCTGCGCTTCGACGAGGACGGAAATGACCTGTGGCCCGCCCAGTTCCACCGGGTGCAGGCGCTGACCGTGCACCACACGGCGATGGCCACCAACGGCGACCACGCCGCGGACGTGCGGGCCGTGTACCACCTCCACGCCGCCGAGCAGGCGTGGGGCGACATCGGCTACCACCTGCTTGTGGACCCCCGGGGTGTGGTCTACGAGGGCCGCCACTCGGGCGGCGGGCTCCCGATCTTCCGCACGCTGCCCCTGCCCGGCCTGGCCGAGTCCGTGACAGCCGGGCACGCGTTCGGGTTCAACCACGCCAACATCGGCGTGTGCCTGCTCGGTGACTTCACCGACGAACTCCCCACCCGGGCCGCTCAGGACTCGCTCGTGGACGTTCTTCGGGTGCTGTGCGCGCTGACCGGGGTGGACCCGGCCGCGCGGATCGAGTACGTGAACCCGGACACCGGGGTGGTGACCGGGCAGGAGGCGGTGGCCCGGCACCGGGACTGGCTCGACACGGAGTGCCCGGGCAACGCCTTCGCCGAGGTCTTCGACACGGCCATCCGCCGGCGGGTGGTCAGCGGCCTGCTCTGA
- a CDS encoding GNAT family N-acetyltransferase yields the protein MATVQSAPIMPAVILETERLRLRALLESDIDDVLASCVDPELQRWIPLPAPGETYTRTTAEEFCLKAAPAIRTGGDGQHWAMVDKETGRFTGSVALLRTQWPALVTEIGYWVSPWGRGRGYATEAVVAVSRWAVNQGFQRVELKAAVGNTGSRKVAEAAGFAPEGTERNAMPLHEGRSDLAVYGLIPTDLA from the coding sequence ATGGCCACAGTCCAGAGCGCTCCGATCATGCCCGCGGTCATCCTGGAGACCGAGCGCCTGCGACTTCGAGCCCTCCTGGAGAGCGACATCGACGATGTCCTCGCCTCGTGTGTGGACCCCGAACTCCAGCGGTGGATTCCGCTGCCCGCCCCCGGGGAGACCTACACCCGCACGACGGCCGAGGAGTTCTGCCTGAAGGCCGCCCCGGCGATCCGCACGGGCGGCGACGGCCAGCACTGGGCCATGGTGGACAAGGAGACCGGCCGGTTCACCGGGTCGGTGGCGCTGCTGCGCACGCAGTGGCCCGCCCTGGTCACGGAGATCGGCTACTGGGTCTCGCCCTGGGGCCGCGGCAGGGGGTACGCCACCGAGGCGGTCGTGGCGGTCTCCCGCTGGGCCGTGAACCAGGGGTTCCAGCGGGTGGAGCTCAAGGCCGCCGTGGGCAACACGGGTTCGCGCAAGGTGGCCGAGGCCGCCGGATTCGCCCCCGAGGGCACCGAGCGCAACGCCATGCCGCTGCACGAGGGCCGTTCCGACCTGGCGGTGTACGGGCTCATCCCGACCGACCTCGCCTGA
- a CDS encoding DUF6504 family protein has product MLGGTVVGRYYGAHVTVVEAEGRPTRFTWEGRVYGIRRIIDHWVTLRRDWTPGADSQVPERRHWRVEAGSAYSQGVYELRQDTTTGEWLLSRVWG; this is encoded by the coding sequence ATGCTGGGGGGAACTGTCGTGGGGCGGTACTACGGGGCGCACGTCACGGTCGTCGAGGCGGAAGGTCGGCCGACCCGGTTCACCTGGGAGGGGCGGGTGTACGGGATACGCAGGATCATCGACCACTGGGTGACCCTGCGCAGGGACTGGACGCCCGGTGCGGACTCCCAGGTCCCCGAGCGCAGACACTGGCGGGTGGAGGCCGGATCGGCCTACTCGCAGGGCGTGTACGAACTCCGCCAGGACACCACGACCGGTGAGTGGCTGCTCTCCCGCGTCTGGGGATGA
- a CDS encoding serine/threonine-protein kinase, with protein sequence MTSNGHESGKPLRAGDPRELDGYRIVSRLGRGGMGTVYLAKDSADRSVAVKLIHPDLADDESFRLRFAREVASARRVARFSTAGVIDARLEGEPLFIVSEYVPGPNLDEAVRHGEPMHGGTLEGLAMGVAAALTAIHGSGIVHRDLKPANVLLSPVGPKVIDFGIARALDDASGAVTRSSQLMGTPSYMAPELILGEQATAAADIFAWGCLVAFAGTGKAPFDAGTVPAVLHNISSAQPKLDGLDPSLLDLVGAALDKKPENRPTSQQLLARLTGQQDPEEAEIRRTISTSWAPPSSSPVPGLPPKATDPELAEQASGAAPTPPKGQPWDPAAPDHTTPDPTTPVRTPPSNGFTPSTSQQAPPTHQGQPPVPPTQQIQSPYQGQQNPPGQFPHANPAQPGSHSGPQSGAQSGAQQGGYGQYPNQAGHGGPSGGYPPAGQHQQPQYGQSSYVQHGQYDRPQQAQAQHGQAPYVQSPSHGQPTHTAYNGPGGPGGPGGPGQQQNGANGNSTGSRRKLLLIGGAAAAVMLVGGVGATVLFSGSDSPPEDTTSIYVTDFATDPGWTGFRTFDPDNPEETDGYWDQQNALLLQLDPGRNPSRGEIAPYDRETPDRVLISTDLAPLRGPAETSFGVRCWDQEGDDERTMYEALLRFDGEQAQIRRVTEESGDTAIAETRDVPGFETFDLLNEERGADVEGLPYDVRVDDLTTNHLQFACEYVAEDGEDPYMDLRLWVNGELVLSATDQQPLPDDSDLDDDERRRVGVVMRPGAGTEPVSAVYTNYALHRINVDD encoded by the coding sequence GTGACGTCCAACGGACACGAAAGCGGCAAACCCCTGCGCGCGGGGGACCCGCGCGAACTCGACGGTTACCGCATCGTCAGCCGTCTGGGACGCGGTGGCATGGGCACCGTCTACCTCGCCAAGGACTCCGCCGACCGCTCCGTGGCCGTCAAGCTGATCCACCCGGACCTGGCCGACGACGAGTCCTTCCGGCTGCGTTTCGCGCGCGAGGTCGCCTCCGCGCGCCGGGTCGCCCGCTTCTCCACCGCCGGGGTCATCGACGCCCGGCTGGAGGGCGAGCCCCTTTTCATCGTCTCGGAGTACGTGCCCGGCCCGAACCTGGACGAGGCGGTCCGGCACGGCGAGCCGATGCACGGCGGAACACTCGAGGGCCTGGCGATGGGCGTGGCGGCGGCACTCACCGCCATCCACGGTTCAGGGATCGTGCACCGCGACCTCAAACCCGCCAACGTCCTGCTCTCCCCGGTCGGCCCCAAGGTGATCGACTTCGGGATCGCCCGCGCCCTGGACGACGCGAGCGGAGCAGTCACCCGCTCCAGCCAGCTCATGGGCACCCCCTCCTACATGGCGCCCGAGCTGATCCTGGGCGAGCAGGCCACCGCCGCGGCCGACATCTTCGCGTGGGGCTGCCTGGTGGCCTTCGCCGGGACCGGGAAGGCGCCCTTCGACGCGGGTACCGTCCCGGCTGTCCTGCACAACATCTCTTCGGCGCAGCCCAAGTTGGACGGGCTCGACCCGAGCCTGCTGGACCTGGTCGGCGCCGCGCTGGACAAGAAGCCGGAGAACCGGCCCACCTCCCAACAGCTGCTCGCCCGGTTGACCGGCCAGCAGGATCCGGAGGAGGCGGAGATCCGGCGCACGATCAGCACCTCGTGGGCACCGCCGAGCAGTTCCCCGGTGCCCGGTCTGCCTCCGAAGGCCACCGATCCGGAGCTGGCCGAACAGGCTTCGGGCGCTGCCCCCACTCCGCCGAAGGGCCAGCCCTGGGATCCCGCGGCCCCGGACCACACGACACCGGATCCCACGACACCGGTGCGGACTCCGCCCTCGAACGGGTTCACCCCGTCGACGTCGCAGCAGGCGCCGCCGACCCATCAGGGGCAGCCGCCGGTGCCGCCCACCCAGCAGATCCAGTCGCCGTACCAGGGGCAGCAGAACCCGCCGGGGCAGTTTCCCCACGCGAACCCGGCACAGCCCGGATCTCACTCCGGTCCGCAGTCGGGTGCCCAGTCGGGTGCCCAGCAGGGCGGCTACGGCCAGTACCCGAACCAGGCCGGCCACGGCGGGCCGAGCGGCGGCTACCCGCCCGCGGGCCAGCACCAACAGCCGCAGTACGGCCAGTCCTCGTACGTGCAGCACGGGCAGTACGACCGGCCCCAGCAAGCCCAGGCCCAACACGGTCAGGCTCCCTACGTGCAGTCACCGTCCCACGGGCAGCCCACACACACCGCGTACAACGGTCCGGGCGGCCCGGGTGGCCCAGGCGGCCCCGGGCAGCAGCAAAACGGGGCGAACGGCAACTCCACGGGCAGTCGTCGCAAGCTGCTGCTCATCGGCGGCGCCGCGGCCGCGGTCATGCTGGTCGGCGGCGTGGGCGCCACGGTGCTGTTCTCCGGTTCGGACAGCCCGCCCGAGGACACCACCAGCATCTATGTCACGGACTTCGCCACCGACCCCGGTTGGACCGGGTTCCGTACCTTCGACCCGGACAACCCCGAGGAGACCGACGGGTACTGGGACCAGCAGAACGCCCTGCTCCTCCAGCTCGACCCGGGCCGGAACCCGTCCCGGGGCGAGATCGCCCCCTACGACCGGGAGACCCCGGACCGCGTCCTCATCAGCACCGATCTCGCACCGCTGCGCGGCCCGGCCGAGACCAGCTTCGGGGTGCGCTGCTGGGACCAGGAAGGCGACGACGAGCGCACGATGTACGAGGCGCTGCTGCGCTTCGACGGCGAGCAGGCGCAGATCCGCCGGGTGACGGAGGAGAGCGGGGACACCGCGATCGCCGAGACCAGGGACGTCCCGGGGTTTGAGACCTTCGACCTCCTCAACGAGGAGCGCGGCGCGGACGTCGAGGGCCTGCCCTACGACGTGCGGGTGGACGACCTGACCACCAACCACCTCCAGTT